One segment of Ignavibacteria bacterium DNA contains the following:
- a CDS encoding helix-hairpin-helix domain-containing protein — protein sequence MNFIERWNQRFGFTKNEQLVILFLVTAFLFGGSIKLFFKNSQFADEPQYDYSEMTKEFDELSRAFNDSLSYSESVDKRANETINVSQNAQVRLTDEKKNSKIININTATTSELEQLPGIGPSVAKNIIAYRNEHKLFHSLEEIKNIKGIGEKKFTAIKKFLSLD from the coding sequence ATGAATTTCATTGAACGTTGGAACCAACGATTCGGCTTCACCAAAAACGAACAACTCGTCATTCTCTTTTTAGTAACGGCTTTTCTTTTCGGGGGAAGCATAAAACTATTTTTCAAGAACTCCCAATTTGCCGATGAACCGCAATACGACTATTCAGAAATGACGAAAGAGTTTGACGAACTTTCCCGCGCATTCAACGACTCACTTTCCTATTCCGAATCTGTTGACAAACGAGCAAACGAGACTATCAACGTTTCACAAAATGCGCAAGTACGTTTAACCGACGAGAAAAAAAACAGTAAAATCATCAACATCAATACTGCGACAACAAGTGAATTGGAACAACTTCCCGGTATTGGACCTTCGGTTGCAAAAAACATCATCGCATATCGAAACGAACATAAACTGTTTCATTCGTTGGAAGAAATAAAAAACATCAAAGGTATTGGCGAAAAAAAATTTACTGCTATAAAAAAATTTCTTTCGTTGGATTGA